A window of the Nitrosopumilus ureiphilus genome harbors these coding sequences:
- the meaB gene encoding methylmalonyl Co-A mutase-associated GTPase MeaB, with protein MELLADLKKGKRGAIAKAITIMENDQKEAKKIIKKIFKDTGDSIIIGITGPAGAGKSSLINKTSVEMKKLGTKPAVLAIDPTSHVTGGAILGDRVRMTESTDSGTYIRSIASRGATGAVSRSLRNSIRILEYAGFNPIIIESVGAGQTEVEISNIADITVVVFNPNTGDSIQTIKAGLTEIGDIYLVNKSDLAGTNQLFDAVRDFIGDSVRNPTILKTSVKKNSGIALFAKTLKEMMISKKKFKKEKDQKRLEAELKDIVLNNIKEKMDHMLDSDKSFSKYLKKLQTKNIDPFYAGDKITKSLLK; from the coding sequence ATGGAATTGCTTGCAGATTTAAAAAAAGGAAAACGTGGGGCCATTGCTAAGGCAATTACCATTATGGAAAATGATCAAAAGGAAGCAAAAAAAATCATAAAGAAAATTTTCAAAGATACTGGCGATTCAATTATTATTGGAATCACAGGTCCTGCCGGTGCTGGAAAAAGTTCCTTGATTAACAAAACATCCGTCGAGATGAAAAAATTAGGCACAAAACCTGCAGTTCTTGCTATTGATCCCACTAGTCACGTCACTGGTGGTGCTATACTTGGTGACAGAGTTAGAATGACTGAATCAACAGATTCTGGAACTTATATCCGAAGTATTGCGTCACGGGGTGCTACAGGTGCGGTTTCTCGTTCATTACGAAATAGTATTAGAATTTTAGAATATGCTGGATTCAATCCAATAATAATTGAAAGTGTTGGTGCAGGACAAACAGAAGTTGAGATTTCTAATATTGCAGATATTACAGTTGTAGTTTTTAATCCAAATACTGGTGATAGTATCCAAACTATCAAAGCTGGCTTAACTGAAATTGGAGATATCTATCTTGTAAACAAAAGTGATCTTGCTGGAACAAATCAATTATTTGATGCAGTAAGGGACTTTATTGGAGATTCAGTGAGAAATCCTACAATCCTTAAAACATCTGTCAAAAAGAATTCTGGAATTGCATTATTTGCAAAGACCCTCAAAGAGATGATGATATCTAAAAAGAAATTCAAGAAGGAAAAAGATCAAAAACGACTTGAAGCCGAACTAAAGGATATTGTTTTAAATAACATCAAAGAAAAGATGGATCATATGCTGGATTCTGATAAATCATTCTCAAAATATCTTAAAAAATTACAAACAAAAAATATCGACCCATTTTATGCAGGAGATAAAATTACAAAATCTTTGTTAAAGTGA
- a CDS encoding cobalamin B12-binding domain-containing protein encodes MKQKTASRSIKILVAKLGLDGHDRGALVLCRAFRDAGMEVIYSGLFATPERIAQIAEDEDVDAVAMSLLNGAHGTLFPRVVKALKKKGINDVLIVGGGVIPDIDHKDLIKSGVDHVFGPGTPLPTIISHITTGVSKLRKI; translated from the coding sequence ATGAAGCAAAAGACCGCATCACGAAGTATCAAAATCTTGGTTGCCAAGTTAGGTCTTGACGGTCATGATAGAGGAGCACTAGTACTTTGCAGAGCGTTCAGGGATGCAGGCATGGAAGTAATCTATTCAGGTCTTTTTGCAACCCCAGAAAGAATTGCACAGATTGCAGAAGATGAAGATGTAGATGCTGTTGCAATGAGTTTGCTAAATGGTGCACATGGAACTCTTTTTCCAAGAGTAGTAAAGGCATTAAAAAAGAAAGGCATCAATGATGTCCTCATCGTTGGTGGAGGAGTAATTCCAGACATAGACCACAAAGATTTGATTAAATCTGGAGTAGATCATGTGTTTGGTCCAGGCACACCATTGCCAACAATTATCAGCCACATTACAACTGGTGTATCCAAATTAAGAAAAATATAA
- a CDS encoding DNA-binding protein: MSNNSKDTIFIGKKPLMTYVTSAIIQLATMPIVTIKARGMTIAHAVDVAQIVLQKTKPAFVIGDVKIGSESLVSQDGRNRDVSSIEISLKRAEA, encoded by the coding sequence ATGTCAAACAATTCTAAAGATACGATTTTCATTGGAAAAAAACCATTGATGACCTATGTCACATCAGCAATCATCCAACTAGCTACTATGCCAATAGTCACAATTAAAGCCAGAGGGATGACTATTGCACACGCAGTGGATGTAGCTCAAATAGTGTTGCAGAAAACAAAACCTGCATTTGTTATTGGCGATGTTAAAATTGGCTCAGAATCACTAGTATCTCAAGATGGCAGAAACAGAGACGTTTCATCAATTGAGATTTCCCTAAAAAGGGCAGAAGCATAA
- a CDS encoding transcription initiation factor IIB yields MVLEIINADSVCRRCGQKSMLTDNVTGERFCSKCGFVISETLQDSGPEWRSFSKDGGTDPTRTGAPTSLAMHDRGLATIISPMNKDASGKPLSASMKSTIERLRTWDSRSKVNASSDKNLRQALSQLSTLKDKLSLSDSVIEKASYIYRKALEKGLVRGRSISALIAAALYAACRDTETPRTLKDVADAGNIKKKDISRCYRILHQELELKMPVVNPIQCIARISSKLDISEKTKRYAAKVLQIAQEHEESAGKDPMGLAAAALYLSCVKNGEDRTQRDIAEASNVTEVTIRNRYKGLRLDQDTEI; encoded by the coding sequence TTGGTTTTAGAAATTATCAATGCAGATAGTGTCTGCAGACGTTGTGGACAAAAATCCATGTTGACAGACAATGTCACAGGTGAAAGATTTTGTTCCAAATGCGGTTTTGTGATTTCTGAGACATTACAAGATTCAGGGCCTGAGTGGAGATCATTTTCAAAAGATGGCGGTACAGATCCTACAAGAACTGGTGCTCCAACATCACTTGCTATGCACGATAGAGGACTTGCTACAATTATCAGCCCTATGAATAAAGATGCGTCTGGAAAACCACTTTCTGCATCTATGAAAAGCACAATTGAGAGACTCAGAACTTGGGATAGCAGGAGCAAAGTAAATGCATCATCAGATAAAAATCTCCGACAAGCACTAAGTCAGTTATCAACACTAAAAGACAAATTATCACTTTCAGATTCTGTAATTGAAAAAGCATCATACATTTACAGAAAAGCATTGGAGAAAGGTCTAGTAAGAGGTCGCTCCATTTCGGCACTAATTGCTGCGGCACTCTATGCGGCATGCAGAGATACTGAAACTCCTAGAACTCTAAAAGATGTTGCAGATGCCGGAAACATAAAGAAAAAAGACATTTCACGATGTTATCGAATTTTACATCAAGAATTAGAGCTAAAAATGCCAGTAGTCAATCCGATTCAGTGTATTGCAAGAATTTCAAGCAAACTGGATATTTCTGAGAAAACAAAACGCTATGCTGCCAAAGTTCTTCAAATTGCTCAAGAGCATGAGGAATCTGCAGGAAAAGATCCTATGGGGTTAGCAGCTGCCGCATTGTACCTCTCATGTGTAAAAAATGGGGAGGATAGAACACAAAGAGACATTGCAGAAGCCTCAAATGTGACAGAAGTGACCATTAGAAATAGATACAAAGGCCTCAGATTAGACCAAGATACGGAGATATAG
- a CDS encoding nicotinamide-nucleotide adenylyltransferase has protein sequence MRGLMMGRFQPFHLGHLDLAKQILNECDEVIIAITSSQFNYLKKDPFTAGERIEMIHNSLKESSLDLTRCFVISIENQFNVATWASYLKSALPNFAKVYSGNTYVSMLLGDSGIDVVTPVFLDRTQFNATKIRSMIVSDENWKDCVPNAVYELLTKINAKNRLAVISKSDTNPTEH, from the coding sequence ATGCGAGGATTGATGATGGGAAGGTTTCAGCCTTTTCATTTAGGACATTTGGATTTGGCAAAACAAATTCTCAATGAGTGTGATGAGGTAATTATTGCAATTACTAGTTCTCAGTTTAATTATTTGAAAAAAGATCCTTTTACAGCAGGTGAACGAATCGAAATGATTCATAATTCTCTAAAGGAATCCTCACTTGATCTTACACGATGTTTTGTCATATCTATAGAAAACCAATTCAATGTTGCTACATGGGCATCATATCTAAAATCTGCATTACCAAATTTTGCTAAAGTGTATAGCGGGAACACTTATGTTTCAATGTTATTAGGAGATTCTGGCATTGATGTTGTTACTCCTGTGTTTTTAGACAGAACTCAATTCAATGCAACTAAAATCCGCTCAATGATTGTCTCTGATGAAAACTGGAAGGACTGTGTTCCCAATGCCGTTTATGAATTGCTGACAAAAATTAATGCAAAAAATAGGCTTGCAGTAATTTCTAAATCCGATACAAATCCTACTGAGCACTAA
- a CDS encoding acyl-CoA mutase large subunit family protein, with protein sequence MAAKKPTKSKSPEKKIFTDSSFPVQRIYQKSPKKRPVEDAGKYPFTRGIHPEMFRERFWTMRQYSGFGDAKLTNERFKFMLEKGQTGLSMAFDLPTQIGYDSDSPQAEGEVGKVGVSITSIKDMMTAFDGIPLGKVSSSMTINSTASTLLAYYIAVGEAQGFKSHELRGTTQNDILKEYIARNTYIYPPQPSMRLIGDMIGYCAEKVPSWYPVSISGYHMREAGCTATQEVAFTLANAIAYIQTCLDKGLKIDDFAPRLSFFFCCTIEFFEEVAKFRVARKVYAKILKEMFHAKNPRSLQLKFHTQTSGESLTAQQPDNNIVRVAIQTMAAVAGGTQSLHTNSRDEALALPTQESAKIALRTQQIVAHESGITKTADPLAGSYYLEELCDQIEDGVWKYLKKIQKMGGSVKAIEKGFFQSEIRANAYRLKKEIDDGKRVIVGMNKYSEEEKQPELLRIGGDVEIQQKKALKKLRESRDKNKWEKALSAMKNAADTDENLMPYIITAAKAFATTGEISNTFREVFGEYRPKEVF encoded by the coding sequence TTGGCCGCAAAAAAACCAACAAAATCAAAAAGTCCTGAAAAGAAAATTTTCACAGATTCTTCTTTTCCTGTACAACGGATTTATCAAAAATCCCCTAAAAAGAGACCTGTTGAGGATGCAGGAAAATATCCTTTCACAAGAGGTATTCATCCTGAAATGTTCCGTGAACGATTTTGGACTATGAGACAGTATTCTGGATTCGGTGATGCTAAACTTACAAATGAACGATTCAAATTCATGCTTGAAAAAGGACAAACTGGCCTTAGTATGGCTTTTGATCTGCCAACTCAAATTGGTTATGATTCTGATTCTCCTCAAGCTGAAGGTGAAGTGGGAAAAGTCGGCGTATCAATTACATCCATTAAAGATATGATGACAGCATTTGATGGAATTCCTCTTGGGAAAGTTAGTTCTTCAATGACAATTAATTCCACTGCATCAACATTACTAGCATACTACATTGCAGTTGGAGAAGCTCAAGGGTTCAAAAGTCATGAACTTCGTGGAACCACTCAAAATGATATTCTAAAAGAATACATTGCAAGAAATACCTACATTTATCCTCCTCAACCCTCAATGCGATTAATTGGTGATATGATTGGCTATTGTGCAGAAAAAGTCCCTTCATGGTATCCTGTATCAATTTCAGGATATCATATGAGAGAAGCAGGATGTACTGCAACACAAGAAGTTGCATTTACACTGGCAAATGCTATTGCATATATTCAGACTTGTTTGGATAAGGGTTTGAAAATAGATGACTTTGCCCCACGTCTTTCATTCTTCTTTTGTTGTACCATTGAATTCTTTGAGGAGGTTGCAAAGTTTAGGGTCGCAAGAAAAGTTTATGCAAAAATTTTAAAAGAAATGTTCCATGCAAAAAATCCTCGCTCACTGCAGCTTAAGTTCCACACTCAAACTAGTGGTGAATCATTAACTGCACAACAGCCTGATAACAACATCGTTCGAGTTGCCATTCAAACAATGGCAGCTGTTGCAGGTGGTACTCAATCACTTCACACAAACTCTAGAGATGAGGCATTGGCGCTTCCTACTCAAGAGTCTGCAAAAATTGCTCTTAGAACACAACAAATTGTTGCGCATGAAAGTGGAATTACAAAAACAGCAGATCCTTTGGCAGGTTCCTACTATCTTGAAGAATTATGTGACCAAATTGAAGACGGTGTATGGAAATATCTTAAAAAAATACAAAAAATGGGTGGTTCTGTTAAAGCAATTGAGAAAGGATTCTTCCAATCTGAAATCAGAGCTAATGCATATCGTTTAAAGAAAGAAATCGATGATGGTAAACGAGTTATCGTTGGCATGAACAAGTATTCTGAAGAAGAAAAACAACCAGAATTACTTCGTATTGGTGGTGATGTTGAAATTCAACAGAAAAAGGCACTCAAAAAATTACGTGAATCAAGAGACAAAAACAAATGGGAAAAAGCACTTTCTGCAATGAAAAATGCTGCTGATACTGATGAAAATCTGATGCCTTACATAATTACTGCTGCTAAAGCATTTGCTACTACTGGCGAAATTAGTAATACATTCAGAGAAGTATTTGGTGAATATCGCCCAAAAGAGGTCTTTTAA
- a CDS encoding winged helix-turn-helix domain-containing protein, with amino-acid sequence MQILNQLKIEEPERKEVFLEILSDKYCRFILESIMGAPKSAIEISREKDIPLSTVYRRIQQLHDSHMIRTSGIITDEGKRLFLYKSKIKEVNTQFCDGKLAVDVVFNKN; translated from the coding sequence ATGCAAATCTTGAACCAATTAAAAATTGAAGAGCCAGAAAGAAAAGAAGTTTTTCTTGAAATCCTTTCTGACAAGTATTGTAGATTTATTCTCGAATCAATAATGGGTGCTCCAAAATCTGCAATTGAGATATCTCGTGAAAAAGATATTCCGCTGAGTACTGTGTATAGACGAATTCAACAACTTCATGACTCTCACATGATTCGCACTTCTGGAATAATCACTGATGAAGGTAAACGACTCTTTTTGTATAAGAGCAAAATTAAAGAAGTCAATACCCAATTCTGTGATGGAAAACTTGCTGTTGATGTGGTTTTTAACAAAAATTAA
- a CDS encoding transcription initiation factor IIB, translating to MVTTNQNSLCLRCGKNSLLTDDTTGERFCGKCGFVISETLQDSGPEWRSFSKEGGTDPARTGAPSSLMIHDMGLSTVINPINKDASGKPLSTSMKSTIERLRTWDSRSQVHEPIDRNLRQALSDLNKLKDKVAIPANVLEKASYIYRKALEKKLVRGRSIAAMIAASLYAACRDTETPRTLKDIADAANVKRKDIARCYRLLHHELELKMPVVDSIQCIARISSKLDISEKTKRYAVKVLKDAQERKESAGKDPMGLAATALYLSCVHNGVAITQRDLAEAAGVTEVTIRNRYKGLKADQTTKSEL from the coding sequence ATGGTTACGACAAATCAAAATTCTCTTTGTTTGCGTTGCGGAAAAAATTCTTTACTTACTGATGATACAACTGGAGAAAGATTTTGTGGTAAATGCGGTTTTGTGATTTCTGAGACATTACAAGATTCAGGGCCTGAGTGGAGATCATTTTCAAAAGAGGGCGGCACAGATCCTGCTAGAACTGGTGCTCCATCATCGCTGATGATTCATGATATGGGGTTATCCACTGTGATCAATCCAATAAACAAGGATGCGTCTGGAAAACCACTTTCTACATCTATGAAAAGTACAATTGAGAGACTCAGAACTTGGGATAGTAGGAGCCAAGTTCATGAGCCAATTGATAGAAATCTCCGACAAGCACTAAGTGATTTAAATAAATTAAAAGACAAGGTTGCAATTCCTGCAAATGTTCTTGAAAAAGCATCATACATTTACAGAAAAGCATTGGAGAAAAAACTAGTACGTGGAAGATCAATTGCTGCAATGATTGCAGCATCACTATATGCTGCATGCAGAGATACTGAAACTCCTAGAACTCTAAAAGATATTGCAGATGCTGCAAATGTAAAGCGAAAAGATATCGCAAGATGCTATAGATTACTCCATCATGAATTGGAATTAAAAATGCCTGTTGTAGATTCAATTCAGTGTATTGCAAGAATTTCAAGCAAACTGGATATTTCTGAGAAAACAAAACGTTATGCAGTTAAGGTGCTTAAAGATGCACAAGAGCGAAAGGAATCAGCAGGAAAAGATCCTATGGGACTTGCAGCAACTGCATTATACCTGTCATGTGTTCATAACGGAGTCGCAATCACTCAACGAGACCTTGCAGAAGCTGCAGGCGTCACAGAGGTTACAATCAGAAATCGATACAAGGGATTAAAAGCAGATCAAACTACAAAATCTGAACTTTAA
- the ilvC gene encoding ketol-acid reductoisomerase, whose translation MLEKIMAKTWKDNDISLDPIKDQTVSVIGYGIQGDAQANNMKDSGLNVIIGLKEGGNSWKKAEADGHKVMSVADATKQGDIIHILIPDMIQGQVYKDEIGPNLSEGKALSFSHAAAIYWKWIEAPSNVDLIMVAPKGPGSKVRETYLDNFGTPAIVAVEQDFTGKSWDRTLGIAKAIGSARAGLIKTTFKEEVETDWFGEQADLCGGAASMVTNAFETLVEAGYQPEIAYFEVLHELKLIVDMIQRYGINGMWRRVSETARYGGLTRGPMVMDSANKENMKKVLTMIQDGTFNSEWISEYQKNGKDAFDKYMKQYDEHQIEKVGKDMRKMMWPDSTE comes from the coding sequence ATTCTTGAAAAAATCATGGCAAAAACATGGAAGGATAACGATATCAGCCTTGATCCTATTAAAGATCAAACAGTATCTGTAATCGGTTATGGAATCCAAGGTGACGCACAGGCTAACAACATGAAAGACTCTGGTCTGAATGTAATAATTGGTCTCAAAGAAGGTGGTAATAGCTGGAAAAAGGCAGAAGCTGATGGTCACAAAGTAATGTCTGTTGCAGATGCAACAAAACAAGGAGACATTATACACATTTTGATTCCTGACATGATTCAAGGTCAAGTATACAAGGATGAAATCGGACCGAATCTTTCTGAAGGAAAAGCATTGTCATTTTCTCATGCAGCTGCAATCTATTGGAAATGGATTGAAGCTCCAAGTAATGTTGACCTGATTATGGTGGCCCCAAAAGGACCAGGTTCTAAAGTTAGAGAAACATATCTTGACAATTTTGGAACTCCTGCAATTGTTGCAGTTGAACAAGATTTTACAGGAAAATCTTGGGATAGAACATTGGGAATTGCAAAAGCAATCGGAAGTGCAAGAGCTGGATTGATCAAAACTACTTTCAAAGAAGAAGTAGAAACTGATTGGTTTGGTGAACAAGCAGACCTTTGTGGTGGTGCAGCTTCTATGGTGACAAATGCATTTGAGACTCTTGTTGAAGCAGGATATCAACCTGAAATTGCATATTTTGAAGTTTTACATGAGCTCAAACTCATCGTAGATATGATTCAGAGATATGGAATTAATGGTATGTGGAGACGTGTAAGTGAAACCGCAAGATATGGTGGTCTAACACGTGGGCCAATGGTGATGGATTCTGCAAATAAAGAAAACATGAAAAAAGTTCTTACCATGATTCAAGATGGTACGTTCAACAGCGAGTGGATTTCTGAATATCAGAAAAACGGCAAAGATGCATTTGACAAATACATGAAACAATATGACGAACACCAAATTGAAAAAGTTGGTAAAGACATGCGTAAAATGATGTGGCCTGATTCCACAGAATAA
- a CDS encoding M1 family metallopeptidase: MDVIPINYALTFEPDLKKFTFSGTESITVNCKKSTSTISMNCAEIRITSCNVKFRGNLIKSTPVLNEKKEELQIKLGEKIKGKVVINIEFQGILNDRLLGFYRSQYQQSGKTKYLATTQFEAADARRAFPCWDEPEAKATFEISIIADNKFSAISNMPVKSKKKIGSKTIYNFGKTPIVSTYLIYLGVGEFEYLTGKIGKTQIRVVTTKGNKSKGKFSLKLGKKLLISYEKYFGIKYPLPKLDLIAVPDFAAGAMENWGAITFRETILLYDPKTSSTRTKQFIAEVISHEIAHQWFGNLVTMKWWNDLWLNESFATFMATKFVDKFYPEWDLWDQFIEDAMNVAMGLDSLKTTHPIDVTVNSPAEIREIFDAISYDKGGCILRMLEYYVGEPNFQKGLKKYLSDFKYKNAEGQDLWNAIGKASGMPVSSMVNTWLKQPGFPLIEVNQDGNILKLKQKRCLLESDKKFSKGLWSIPLSLGLDDEISKKLFTKKSMSIKLPKNTVGFVANYGRKGFYRVKYDEGILLDLKMLVDEKRIPAIDRWAIQNDLFSLCVSGDEQVRNYLDFSDAYFDEDSYLASVNVAHNLTSLYFRAFDEKFAEEIRSYAVNYFRKILFNLGWEPKKSDKHTDVLLRSFVISALGKMNDDEVTDDALRRYKKFLKSPGSISPDLVEPICSIAAWNGNSKTHVELTKLYKNAKTMEEKLRFLGAMCGFKDKKLLLRSLDFSQTPSVRSQNMQLPIMKVAANPYGDKVLWPWLKKNWKKLNKKVGHGNPLFNRIVASISSVADDSMEKEIKAFFTKNPTPGTERTQTQTLERIRINSKLLRRMRQEFKDG; the protein is encoded by the coding sequence GTGGACGTTATTCCAATTAACTATGCATTAACTTTTGAGCCTGATCTTAAAAAATTCACATTTTCTGGAACTGAATCAATTACTGTTAATTGTAAAAAGTCGACAAGTACAATTTCCATGAATTGTGCTGAGATAAGAATTACATCGTGCAATGTAAAATTTAGAGGAAATCTTATCAAATCAACTCCAGTATTAAATGAGAAAAAAGAAGAATTACAAATCAAATTAGGTGAAAAAATCAAAGGTAAAGTTGTCATCAACATTGAATTTCAAGGAATTTTAAATGATAGACTTCTTGGATTTTATAGAAGCCAGTACCAACAAAGTGGCAAAACAAAATATCTTGCTACAACACAATTTGAAGCAGCAGACGCTAGACGTGCATTTCCGTGCTGGGATGAACCTGAAGCAAAGGCCACATTTGAAATTTCAATAATTGCCGACAATAAATTTTCAGCAATATCTAACATGCCCGTTAAATCAAAGAAAAAAATTGGCAGTAAAACAATTTACAATTTTGGAAAGACACCGATTGTTTCAACATATTTGATCTATCTTGGTGTTGGGGAATTTGAGTATCTTACAGGTAAAATTGGCAAGACTCAGATTAGAGTTGTCACAACAAAGGGAAACAAATCAAAAGGGAAATTTTCCTTAAAACTAGGAAAAAAACTTCTAATATCTTATGAAAAATATTTTGGAATAAAATATCCTTTACCTAAACTTGATTTAATTGCCGTACCTGACTTTGCAGCAGGCGCAATGGAAAACTGGGGTGCAATTACATTCAGAGAGACAATCCTGCTTTATGATCCTAAAACATCTTCAACTAGAACAAAACAATTCATTGCAGAAGTAATCTCACATGAGATTGCTCATCAATGGTTTGGAAATTTAGTTACTATGAAATGGTGGAATGATTTGTGGCTAAATGAAAGCTTTGCAACATTTATGGCTACAAAGTTTGTAGACAAATTTTATCCTGAATGGGATTTGTGGGATCAATTCATTGAGGATGCAATGAATGTTGCAATGGGTCTTGATTCACTAAAAACAACACATCCAATTGATGTTACAGTAAACTCTCCTGCTGAAATTCGAGAAATCTTTGATGCGATTTCTTATGATAAAGGCGGCTGTATTCTGCGAATGCTTGAGTATTATGTTGGGGAACCAAATTTCCAAAAAGGTCTCAAAAAATATCTGTCTGATTTCAAATACAAAAACGCTGAAGGACAAGATTTGTGGAATGCAATTGGAAAAGCATCTGGAATGCCTGTTTCTTCAATGGTTAATACGTGGCTAAAACAGCCTGGATTTCCATTAATTGAAGTTAATCAAGATGGAAATATACTCAAACTAAAACAGAAAAGATGCTTGCTTGAATCTGATAAAAAATTCAGCAAGGGCTTGTGGTCTATTCCGTTATCTTTAGGATTAGATGATGAAATTTCTAAAAAACTCTTTACAAAAAAATCAATGTCTATAAAATTGCCTAAAAATACAGTGGGCTTTGTTGCTAACTATGGACGAAAAGGTTTCTATCGTGTAAAATACGATGAAGGAATTCTTCTTGATTTGAAAATGTTAGTAGATGAAAAGCGCATACCTGCAATTGATAGATGGGCAATTCAAAATGATTTGTTCTCCCTTTGTGTTTCAGGTGATGAACAAGTCCGAAATTATCTGGACTTTTCTGATGCTTACTTTGATGAAGATAGTTATCTTGCATCAGTCAACGTTGCACACAATCTGACTTCTTTGTATTTCAGAGCATTTGATGAAAAATTCGCAGAAGAGATTAGAAGTTATGCTGTAAACTATTTTAGAAAAATTTTATTTAATTTAGGATGGGAACCAAAAAAATCAGACAAACACACTGATGTGCTCTTACGTTCTTTTGTAATTTCTGCATTGGGAAAAATGAATGATGATGAGGTTACAGATGACGCTCTTAGGAGATACAAAAAATTCCTAAAATCTCCTGGTTCTATCTCCCCTGATTTAGTAGAACCAATTTGCTCTATTGCTGCATGGAATGGAAATTCAAAAACTCATGTAGAATTAACAAAACTATACAAGAATGCAAAAACCATGGAAGAAAAACTTCGATTCCTTGGTGCCATGTGTGGATTCAAAGACAAAAAACTCTTACTCAGATCACTTGACTTTTCTCAAACTCCAAGTGTTCGTTCACAAAATATGCAATTACCAATTATGAAAGTTGCCGCAAATCCATACGGTGATAAGGTTCTGTGGCCCTGGTTGAAGAAAAATTGGAAAAAATTAAACAAAAAAGTGGGACATGGAAATCCTTTGTTTAATAGAATTGTGGCCAGTATCTCTTCTGTGGCAGATGACTCTATGGAAAAAGAAATCAAAGCATTCTTCACAAAAAATCCTACGCCTGGAACTGAGAGGACTCAAACACAAACACTGGAAAGAATTAGAATCAACTCGAAACTCCTTAGACGAATGAGACAAGAATTCAAAGATGGCTAG
- a CDS encoding CxxC-x17-CxxC domain-containing protein: MSEDRKMYKCTCSDCGKESEVPFEPKADRPVYCRECLPKHRN, translated from the coding sequence ATGTCCGAAGATAGAAAAATGTACAAATGTACATGTTCTGACTGCGGCAAAGAATCTGAAGTTCCTTTTGAACCAAAAGCGGACAGACCAGTCTATTGCCGAGAATGTTTACCAAAACATCGTAATTGA
- a CDS encoding EF-Tu/IF-2/RF-3 family GTPase, with the protein MVLSVNFVVLGKQDIASGFGKKGTVTDLSLYDRKESDVIKTWVTPSGFPEKIQPLFQAINLAEYVILLVDKLDKFTGEQIIALDSLKKEKGILSHTFDVDESKLDAMIKGTVVENYTKVEHDKIKEEMDKLEPLSNDDPSEMVIDHCFDVKGVGTVILGKVTHGKIKQYDNLKLYPAGIDVLIKSIQMHDDPVEESVCPARVGLAVKGAKPDDVGRGDVISKEGVVDVKTEIELDFQKSPFYKNEIAENQGCLVNVGLQIKAAKFTSISPLKLTFEKPIVCKKGQIAVILKPESSTIRILGSGPIQ; encoded by the coding sequence ATGGTATTATCTGTAAACTTTGTTGTTTTAGGCAAGCAAGATATTGCATCTGGATTTGGGAAAAAAGGAACCGTAACTGATCTTTCACTTTATGACCGAAAAGAGTCTGATGTAATTAAAACTTGGGTTACTCCAAGTGGATTTCCAGAAAAAATTCAGCCACTATTTCAAGCAATCAATTTGGCAGAATATGTCATACTTTTAGTGGATAAATTAGATAAATTTACTGGGGAGCAAATCATTGCATTGGACTCCCTAAAAAAAGAAAAAGGTATTCTATCGCATACGTTTGATGTTGATGAATCAAAGTTAGATGCAATGATCAAAGGTACTGTTGTAGAAAATTATACAAAAGTTGAACATGATAAAATTAAAGAAGAAATGGATAAACTAGAGCCTTTGTCAAATGATGATCCTTCTGAGATGGTAATTGATCATTGTTTTGATGTAAAGGGCGTTGGAACTGTAATTTTGGGTAAAGTAACACATGGGAAAATAAAACAATATGATAACTTGAAACTGTACCCTGCAGGAATTGATGTGCTGATAAAATCAATACAAATGCACGATGATCCTGTTGAAGAATCTGTTTGTCCTGCAAGAGTTGGACTTGCAGTAAAGGGTGCAAAGCCTGATGATGTAGGACGAGGTGATGTAATTTCTAAAGAAGGCGTCGTCGATGTAAAAACAGAGATTGAACTTGATTTTCAAAAAAGCCCCTTTTACAAAAACGAAATTGCAGAAAATCAGGGTTGTTTGGTTAATGTTGGACTGCAAATAAAGGCTGCAAAATTCACATCCATCTCTCCTCTGAAACTAACATTTGAAAAACCAATTGTATGCAAAAAAGGTCAAATTGCTGTAATTCTAAAACCAGAGTCTTCCACAATTAGAATTCTTGGAAGCGGTCCAATTCAATAG